One segment of Leuconostoc lactis DNA contains the following:
- a CDS encoding glycosyltransferase has translation MKILIGLENIGLGGMKRATTVVGNALAATHDVTYYSFSDMPPFYTLAAPLLVSETPVNLDNDAQPFERFAQQIREFEAVARQFDVVILAGGLLSSFAAQLTLPNTQLIGWMHNNVTTYQTQYYAAMQDEFNAGLRALDVIVALTDSDLAGFSAYNRTVKIWNPLTITPSGQADLNQKVIAFTARIAIQHKGIDFAVKLADKLPADWQLAIAGGGSAEDMATFEALIDQYQVADKIIYRGPLKDDALREHYRQASLFVQTSRWEGLPLVLAEAMSFGLPIAAMHNTGSAEVLAEGAHGILTPNADVDALYTAIEPLLQDVDQRAVYAQKSLQRVEDFKIAPILAQWEAVFQQKFDN, from the coding sequence ATGAAGATTTTAATTGGTTTAGAAAATATTGGTTTGGGTGGCATGAAACGGGCAACAACTGTTGTAGGGAATGCCTTAGCAGCAACCCATGATGTCACCTATTACAGTTTTTCTGATATGCCACCTTTTTATACATTGGCGGCGCCGTTATTAGTGAGTGAGACACCGGTGAACCTAGATAATGATGCGCAACCTTTTGAACGTTTTGCGCAACAAATTCGTGAATTTGAAGCAGTTGCGCGCCAGTTTGATGTCGTTATTTTGGCAGGGGGCTTATTATCAAGTTTTGCGGCACAATTAACGTTGCCCAATACACAATTGATTGGTTGGATGCACAATAATGTGACAACCTATCAAACGCAATATTACGCGGCGATGCAGGATGAATTTAATGCAGGCTTACGGGCTTTGGATGTCATTGTTGCGTTAACGGATTCTGATTTAGCAGGATTTTCCGCTTATAACCGGACGGTAAAAATTTGGAACCCCTTGACGATTACGCCCAGTGGGCAAGCTGATCTGAATCAGAAAGTGATCGCCTTCACGGCAAGAATTGCGATTCAGCATAAAGGGATTGATTTTGCGGTGAAACTCGCTGACAAATTACCAGCCGATTGGCAATTAGCGATTGCTGGTGGTGGCTCAGCCGAGGATATGGCGACATTTGAAGCGCTGATTGATCAGTATCAAGTTGCGGATAAAATCATTTATCGTGGGCCATTGAAAGATGATGCCTTGCGTGAACATTATCGTCAAGCAAGTTTGTTTGTTCAGACGTCACGTTGGGAAGGGCTCCCATTGGTATTGGCAGAGGCGATGAGTTTTGGCCTGCCGATTGCAGCAATGCACAATACTGGTTCTGCGGAAGTATTAGCTGAAGGCGCGCATGGGATTTTAACGCCTAATGCTGATGTGGATGCATTATATACTGCGATTGAACCCTTGTTACAAGATGTGGATCAACGTGCAGTATATGCCCAAAAAAGTTTACAACGCGTTGAAGACTTTAAAATTGCGCCAATTTTGGCGCAGTGGGAAGCCGTCTTTCAGCAAAAATTTGACAACTAA
- a CDS encoding MerR family transcriptional regulator: MTEESHAKHIGKFKKPTFDNLQFRIGELARMTGVSTRQLRYWEKQGYVSAIARGDEQESRLYGFPAYVKVTIIKQHLDDGESLHEAVRAANEQIENVGVIQHIMKKAFQGLETHQGKYMVNLGFFDAEETQLLYVSLDDSGKVVYHLVAADTVDQQTDDKV, from the coding sequence ATGACTGAAGAATCTCATGCGAAGCATATCGGGAAATTTAAGAAACCAACCTTTGATAATTTACAGTTCCGAATTGGTGAACTGGCACGGATGACGGGCGTGTCGACACGACAATTGCGCTATTGGGAAAAGCAGGGGTATGTATCAGCTATTGCGCGAGGCGATGAGCAAGAATCGCGACTATACGGCTTTCCAGCCTACGTTAAGGTGACAATCATCAAGCAACACTTAGATGATGGCGAGTCGTTACATGAGGCGGTACGGGCCGCTAATGAACAAATTGAAAATGTTGGCGTGATTCAACATATTATGAAAAAAGCTTTCCAAGGATTAGAGACGCACCAAGGCAAATACATGGTCAATCTGGGATTTTTTGATGCCGAGGAAACGCAATTATTATATGTATCATTAGATGATAGTGGGAAAGTTGTCTATCATCTGGTCGCGGCTGACACAGTAGATCAACAAACGGACGATAAGGTATGA
- a CDS encoding RluA family pseudouridine synthase, translated as MTTWIYRMTVPTVRVGQSVKDTLKAWLIPQRLRGALRQKQHIHVNGQAVATNYVFQADDQLALIFDAADFRTSESHYTPNAQETVPIIFENDDFVVVDKPAGMKMHPHAPHEADTLLNYLAADFQARHLMSAGQPARPYMVHRIDRDTSGAVIVAKNPVVVPILNRLLAQKAIKRTYLAWVQGAVAESAGEITTPIGVDPQDERRRVINGLAAQSARTHWARMHTVYQNSLLRVQLDTGRMHQIRVHLASIGHPIIGDPLYHPEQPGTRMMLHAATVIVPLPFDGGTVTISGAIPSDFPRQLRTI; from the coding sequence ATGACAACTTGGATTTATCGCATGACAGTACCGACGGTACGCGTTGGACAGTCAGTGAAAGATACATTAAAAGCCTGGTTGATACCGCAACGGTTACGTGGCGCTTTGCGGCAAAAGCAGCATATTCACGTCAATGGTCAAGCGGTGGCCACTAATTATGTGTTTCAAGCAGATGATCAACTTGCATTAATATTTGATGCGGCGGATTTTCGGACCAGTGAATCGCATTATACCCCGAATGCACAAGAAACGGTGCCGATTATTTTTGAAAATGATGATTTCGTCGTGGTCGATAAACCTGCCGGCATGAAAATGCATCCACATGCGCCACATGAAGCGGATACGTTGCTGAATTATTTGGCGGCAGATTTCCAAGCACGTCATCTCATGAGTGCGGGTCAGCCCGCACGGCCCTATATGGTGCATCGGATTGATCGTGATACATCGGGTGCCGTGATTGTGGCTAAAAATCCTGTGGTCGTGCCGATTCTCAATCGGTTACTCGCCCAAAAAGCGATTAAACGGACGTATTTGGCTTGGGTACAAGGTGCTGTTGCGGAGTCAGCGGGTGAGATTACGACACCGATCGGGGTTGATCCACAAGATGAACGGCGACGGGTGATCAACGGTCTCGCCGCGCAATCTGCCAGAACACATTGGGCACGCATGCATACCGTTTATCAAAATTCGTTGCTGCGGGTGCAATTAGATACTGGGCGGATGCATCAAATACGGGTCCATCTGGCAAGCATTGGGCATCCAATTATCGGTGATCCACTCTATCACCCTGAACAACCTGGCACACGCATGATGTTACATGCGGCGACGGTTATCGTGCCATTACCTTTTGATGGGGGGACGGTAACGATTAGTGGGGCTATCCCATCAGATTTTCCGAGACAATTAAGAACAATATAA
- a CDS encoding MIP/aquaporin family protein gives MRKYIAEFLGTFILVAVGTGSIVYSAATAPSPLTIALAFGLALTGGIYAFAQISGAHFNPAVSLAMAIQKRLSWLEFVGYVIAQLLGALVASLAVYGGVSAYLKSATVTQALSGQKMTVQQFVDIAGLGQTNFTNGQALTAFMFELVLTFLFILVILIVTKSASVPAPLVIGILLAAFIIVALPITGGALNPARALSPVIFVKGNALGHVWVYVVADLLGGVLAAFAANYLNKDVDTAA, from the coding sequence ATGCGTAAGTATATCGCAGAATTCCTCGGCACATTTATCTTAGTGGCTGTTGGAACTGGTAGCATTGTTTATTCAGCTGCTACAGCACCATCACCACTCACCATTGCCCTAGCCTTTGGTTTAGCGCTAACTGGTGGTATTTATGCCTTTGCACAAATTTCTGGTGCCCACTTTAACCCAGCCGTTTCATTAGCAATGGCCATTCAAAAGCGCCTCTCATGGCTTGAATTTGTTGGTTATGTAATTGCGCAATTGCTTGGTGCTTTGGTGGCTTCACTTGCCGTTTACGGTGGTGTGTCAGCCTACTTAAAGTCAGCTACGGTAACCCAAGCTTTGTCAGGCCAAAAGATGACTGTGCAACAATTCGTTGACATTGCCGGTTTGGGACAAACAAACTTTACCAATGGTCAAGCCTTGACAGCCTTCATGTTCGAATTAGTATTGACATTCTTATTCATCCTTGTGATTTTGATTGTCACAAAGTCAGCTAGCGTACCAGCACCACTTGTGATTGGTATTTTGTTGGCAGCCTTCATTATTGTCGCATTGCCAATTACTGGTGGTGCCCTTAACCCAGCACGTGCCTTGTCACCCGTTATCTTTGTTAAGGGTAACGCCCTTGGCCACGTTTGGGTCTATGTTGTCGCTGATCTTCTTGGTGGTGTATTAGCAGCCTTTGCCGCTAACTACCTCAACAAAGACGTTGACACAGCCGCTTAA